GTTCTCCAACAGGATTTCGCTGTAACCGATGATCCCGTTTAGCGGGGTGCGCACCTGATAGTCCAGGTTGGCGATGAGCGATTCCAGGTTGAAGGACACATCATCTGAGGCAAGTTTGTTGGCATCCAGGAGGACATTGATTATCTCCAGGAGTTGCTGACCGGCAGAGAGAATTTGGTTGAGGTCGGAGACATACGCTGCTAGGCCCAGATCATCGGCGTCTCCCAAGAGCAGTTCACTGTAACCGATGATCGCGTTTAGGGGTGTCCGCAATTCATGGCGCAGATGGGCCCACAGGGCTTGTGGGGTTCGACCACCATCAGCTTCTGGACCGGACGCACTCTGAACGGCCGGAGAAGTTGCCTGGGTTTCGGTCTGACGGGGTTCGGATTCGGTGGTGAACATGGTTTGTCTAAGTCGCTTCCTTACCTAAAAAACCTTGGATTTTTTCCAGCAGCCGGCGAAAGTCGATGGGTTTGGTGTCATAGTCATTGCAACCTGCGGCTAATGATTTTTCCCGGTCTCCCGCCATGGCATGGGCGGTAAGGGCAATAATGGGGATGGACCGGGTTTCCGGCATGGCTTTGAGCAGGCGGGTCGCTTCCCAGCCGTCCAGGCCGGGCAGACTGATGTCCATGAGGATCAGGTCAGGGGCTTCTGAACGGGCCAGATCAACTGCCTGTTCGCCATCCACCGCGCTGACCATCTCAAAGCCAGCCTTGAGCAAGCGCCGCGATAACATGTCGCGATTCATTTCATTATCTTCTACCAAAAGGATCTTGGGCATGTAGTTTTGCTCCTTAGGCAATTT
This Desulfobaccales bacterium DNA region includes the following protein-coding sequences:
- a CDS encoding response regulator; the protein is MPKILLVEDNEMNRDMLSRRLLKAGFEMVSAVDGEQAVDLARSEAPDLILMDISLPGLDGWEATRLLKAMPETRSIPIIALTAHAMAGDREKSLAAGCNDYDTKPIDFRRLLEKIQGFLGKEAT